The following are encoded together in the Microbacterium hatanonis genome:
- a CDS encoding glycosyltransferase gives MTPGHDIAAIAVIIPAHDEEELLDACLRAVAAAVRSVRRLPVAVFLVLDACTDLSAVIAGGHDVTTVVIEEGKVGAARAAGAAAASAFFSDVAPERVWTAHTDADSVVPPHWLSHQLDLAAAGADVVVGTVHPDLRDLDDRQRRAWLSTYEIGVANGAVHGANLGIRSSTLAAAGGFAPVPEHEDVMIVDRARLLGAKIVASAQANVITSGRSEGRTPGGYARYLREDLVPLAASADG, from the coding sequence GTGACGCCCGGCCACGACATCGCCGCGATCGCCGTGATCATCCCGGCGCACGACGAGGAGGAGCTGCTCGACGCGTGCTTGCGCGCGGTCGCCGCCGCCGTCCGGTCGGTGCGCCGCCTGCCCGTCGCCGTCTTCCTCGTGCTCGACGCGTGCACCGACCTGTCGGCAGTGATCGCCGGAGGGCACGACGTCACCACCGTCGTGATCGAGGAGGGGAAGGTCGGCGCGGCCCGCGCCGCGGGTGCCGCGGCGGCGAGCGCCTTCTTCTCCGATGTCGCGCCCGAACGCGTGTGGACGGCGCACACCGACGCCGATTCCGTCGTACCGCCGCATTGGCTGTCGCACCAGCTCGACCTCGCTGCGGCCGGTGCCGACGTCGTCGTCGGAACCGTCCACCCCGACCTGCGGGATCTCGACGACCGCCAGCGTCGCGCGTGGCTCTCGACCTACGAGATCGGCGTCGCCAACGGCGCCGTGCACGGCGCCAACCTCGGCATCCGCTCGTCGACGCTTGCCGCCGCAGGCGGCTTCGCGCCCGTGCCCGAGCACGAGGACGTCATGATCGTGGATCGAGCACGCCTCCTCGGCGCGAAGATCGTCGCCTCGGCACAGGCGAACGTCATCACCAGCGGGAGATCGGAGGGACGGACGCCCGGCGGATACGCGAGATACCTCCGTGAAGACCTCGTCCCTCTCGCCGCATCCGCCGACGGCTGA
- a CDS encoding GyrI-like domain-containing protein codes for MTPKIDLKTEIDAYRAPRDRFRIVDVPDLTYLMIDGSGDPNTSPVFASAVAALYPLAYALKFASKRELDRDYVVMPLEGLWWADDMDAFTTSRDKSRWDWTLLMVVPPWIDDDAVARARDAVGRRSPPERLDEVRLESLCERRCVQTLHVGSFDSEGPLLQRMHEEFLPAHGLRLAGRHHEIYLSDARRVAPGKRRTILRQPVR; via the coding sequence ATGACGCCGAAGATCGACCTCAAGACCGAGATCGACGCCTACCGTGCCCCGCGCGACCGTTTCCGCATCGTCGATGTGCCCGATCTGACCTACCTCATGATCGACGGGAGCGGCGACCCGAACACCTCCCCCGTGTTCGCATCCGCGGTCGCCGCGCTCTACCCGCTCGCTTACGCGCTGAAGTTCGCCAGCAAACGCGAACTCGACCGCGACTACGTCGTCATGCCGCTCGAGGGACTGTGGTGGGCCGACGACATGGATGCTTTCACCACCTCCCGCGACAAATCCCGATGGGACTGGACGCTTCTCATGGTGGTGCCGCCGTGGATCGACGACGACGCGGTGGCGCGCGCACGCGACGCGGTCGGCCGGAGATCCCCGCCGGAGCGCCTGGACGAGGTGCGGCTCGAGTCGCTCTGCGAGCGGCGCTGCGTGCAGACCCTCCACGTGGGATCCTTCGATTCCGAAGGTCCGCTGCTGCAACGGATGCACGAGGAGTTCCTTCCCGCCCACGGTCTCCGACTCGCCGGCCGGCATCACGAGATCTACCTGTCCGATGCCCGCCGGGTCGCGCCCGGGAAACGGCGGACGATCCTGCGCCAGCCCGTGAGGTGA
- a CDS encoding SPFH domain-containing protein, translating to MEIAGIGILVLIAVGVAFVALILIALLVRAWYRVAKADEALVIVGKRQRSTDGVTSSRITVITGGGAIVNPLTQRAEMISLRARQIKMEPTAQSSTGVTVNVSGVALVKIGSDPESVRRAAERFASQDKAIEQFTTEQLEGALRGVVATLTVEELMRDRQRLSDQIAEGIKQDLSSQGLILDSFQIQGITDLNGYIAALGATEVERVKREAEVARINAVREIRARQIATDEANLIEQTALDKNNAAAKAEVGRANAEAEQAEALARAERQQAVLVQEAQNTQARLESEVSRVADADLYQRKQEADAEAYAQVKAAEARAQIAAQEATAVRLKAEADADALRLTGEARAAAISAEAEALSLNQQALLAQRALETLVPMMTEFAKGYDKVGSITVLGGEGASGHLATESATGLRASFDAVRAATGIDLTAIIQGRAVGEAFADASARRPGEAPQAATAPAEA from the coding sequence ATGGAAATCGCAGGAATCGGCATTCTGGTTCTGATCGCAGTCGGGGTGGCCTTCGTCGCCCTGATCCTCATCGCCCTCCTGGTCCGCGCGTGGTACCGCGTGGCGAAGGCCGACGAGGCCCTCGTCATCGTCGGTAAGCGTCAGCGCAGCACCGACGGCGTGACGTCGTCGCGCATCACGGTCATCACCGGTGGCGGCGCGATCGTCAACCCGCTCACCCAGCGCGCCGAGATGATCTCGCTGCGCGCGCGCCAGATCAAGATGGAGCCCACCGCGCAGTCGTCGACCGGTGTCACGGTCAACGTCAGCGGCGTAGCCCTGGTGAAGATCGGCTCCGACCCGGAGTCGGTGCGCCGGGCGGCCGAGCGCTTCGCCTCCCAGGACAAGGCCATCGAGCAGTTCACCACCGAGCAGCTCGAGGGCGCGCTGCGCGGCGTGGTCGCCACGCTGACGGTCGAAGAGCTCATGCGCGATCGGCAGCGTCTGTCGGACCAGATCGCCGAGGGCATCAAGCAAGACCTGTCGTCGCAGGGTCTGATCCTCGACTCGTTCCAGATCCAGGGCATCACCGACCTCAACGGCTACATCGCGGCCCTCGGTGCGACCGAGGTCGAGCGCGTGAAGCGCGAGGCCGAGGTCGCCCGCATCAACGCCGTGCGCGAGATCCGGGCCCGCCAGATCGCGACCGACGAGGCGAACCTCATCGAGCAGACCGCGCTCGACAAGAACAACGCCGCCGCCAAGGCGGAGGTCGGCCGTGCGAACGCCGAGGCCGAGCAGGCCGAGGCCCTCGCCCGTGCCGAACGGCAGCAGGCGGTGCTCGTCCAGGAGGCGCAGAACACCCAGGCACGCCTCGAGTCCGAGGTCAGCCGCGTCGCCGACGCCGACCTCTACCAGCGCAAGCAGGAGGCCGACGCCGAGGCCTACGCCCAGGTCAAGGCGGCCGAGGCCCGCGCGCAGATCGCGGCGCAGGAGGCGACGGCCGTGCGCCTGAAGGCGGAAGCCGACGCCGACGCCCTCCGTCTGACCGGTGAGGCTCGAGCCGCGGCGATCAGCGCCGAGGCCGAGGCGCTCTCACTGAACCAGCAGGCGCTCCTCGCGCAGCGGGCGCTCGAGACGCTCGTGCCGATGATGACCGAGTTCGCCAAGGGCTACGACAAGGTCGGCTCGATCACCGTGCTCGGCGGCGAAGGCGCCAGCGGGCACCTCGCGACCGAGTCGGCGACGGGGCTCCGCGCGTCGTTCGACGCGGTCCGTGCCGCGACCGGCATCGATCTCACCGCCATCATCCAGGGCCGAGCGGTGGGCGAGGCGTTCGCCGATGCATCCGCCCGTCGTCCGGGCGAAGCGCCGCAAGCGGCGACGGCGCCGGCCGAGGCCTGA
- a CDS encoding formylglycine-generating enzyme family protein codes for MADIEMARIGGGAVVLYGARLERRWTVELEPFEMGVYPVTQEQLSEIISAPSPDPRRPATGVSWLRAIRFCNAASEWEGLDPAYSFDGEDVTWHVDSDGFRLPTEAEWEFACRAGSTGSQYGPLREVAWTSADGVTSPQDVGAKHPNLNGLFDTLGNAWEWCWDLLDPARYGEYRVFRGGGFADDAWTVRASTRRGGHPRNGQDDVGFRLARGGFDGTDAAQGWSAALDAERAAAGESR; via the coding sequence GTGGCGGACATCGAGATGGCGCGGATCGGGGGAGGCGCGGTCGTCCTGTACGGCGCCCGCCTCGAGCGACGGTGGACGGTGGAACTCGAACCGTTCGAGATGGGCGTCTATCCCGTCACCCAGGAGCAGCTCTCCGAGATCATCAGCGCCCCTTCGCCCGACCCGCGTCGGCCCGCGACGGGGGTGAGCTGGTTGCGCGCGATCAGGTTCTGCAATGCCGCGTCCGAGTGGGAGGGTCTCGATCCCGCCTATTCGTTCGACGGCGAAGATGTCACCTGGCATGTCGATTCCGACGGATTCCGGTTGCCGACGGAGGCCGAATGGGAGTTCGCCTGCCGCGCGGGTTCGACGGGCTCGCAGTACGGCCCGCTGCGCGAGGTCGCGTGGACGAGTGCGGATGGTGTGACGTCTCCGCAAGACGTAGGGGCGAAGCATCCGAACCTCAACGGGCTCTTCGACACGCTGGGCAACGCGTGGGAGTGGTGCTGGGACCTGCTCGATCCCGCTCGTTACGGCGAGTACCGGGTGTTCAGAGGCGGTGGGTTCGCCGACGATGCCTGGACGGTGCGGGCCTCGACGCGACGCGGAGGGCATCCTCGCAACGGCCAGGACGACGTCGGGTTCCGTCTCGCGAGGGGTGGATTCGACGGTACGGATGCAGCGCAGGGCTGGTCGGCGGCGCTGGACGCCGAGCGGGCGGCGGCCGGAGAGTCGCGCTAA
- a CDS encoding LysR family transcriptional regulator, with protein MSRLKSLVRFVAAAEELHFPRAAESLGISLPALYSAIQKLENEIGHPLFTRAGGKTTLTPAGELFLDEARRQIAETPVSSGNTPAPAGGKAKASKGTGRAPVVKGQPKPFKKRQGR; from the coding sequence GTGAGCCGTCTCAAGTCCCTCGTGCGGTTCGTCGCCGCCGCAGAAGAGCTGCACTTCCCGCGTGCCGCGGAATCGCTCGGCATCTCGCTCCCCGCGCTCTACTCGGCGATCCAGAAGCTCGAGAACGAGATCGGACACCCGCTGTTCACCCGGGCGGGCGGGAAGACCACGCTCACGCCCGCCGGCGAGCTGTTCCTCGATGAAGCACGCCGCCAGATCGCGGAGACCCCCGTGTCGTCGGGCAACACGCCCGCCCCCGCGGGCGGGAAGGCGAAGGCCTCGAAGGGAACGGGGCGTGCCCCGGTGGTCAAGGGGCAGCCGAAGCCGTTCAAGAAGCGCCAGGGGCGCTGA
- a CDS encoding ABC-F family ATP-binding cassette domain-containing protein, which produces MTATLVARGVAGGHGHRTLFDSLDLTIAPGDVVGVVGANGAGKSTLLRLLAGVDEPQAGTITLAPTDAFVGWLPQEHERIPGETVAQYVGRRTGCTRATAEMDAAAAALADPSPADGADPADVYSAALERWLASGAADLDERIPAVLADLGLDLASETEMTSLSGGQAARVGLAALLLSRFDIALLDEPTNDLDLDGLERLEAFVRGLRGGVALVSHDREFLARCVTRVLELDLAQGSNRVFGGGYDAYLEERATVRRHAREKYDEFADKKADLVARARTQREWSSQGVRNAMKKAPDNDKIRRKAATESSEKQAQKVRQMESRIARLDEVEEPRKEWQLEFTIGAAPRSSSVVSTLGSAVFTQGSFTLGPVSLQVNAGERIGITGPNGAGKSTLLRALLGRQEPTDGTASLGANVRIGEIDQARSLLAGAEPLATAFEAFVPDMGSADVRTLLAKFGLKADHVNRPVDELSPGERTRAGLALLQARGVNVLVLDEPTNHLDLPAIEQLEQALESYEGTLLLVTHDRRMLDAVQTDRHWRVDAGRVTEA; this is translated from the coding sequence ATGACCGCGACACTCGTGGCTCGCGGTGTGGCCGGCGGCCACGGCCACCGCACGCTCTTCGACTCGCTCGACCTCACGATCGCGCCCGGCGACGTGGTGGGAGTGGTCGGCGCGAACGGCGCGGGCAAGTCCACACTGCTGCGCCTGCTCGCCGGAGTGGACGAACCGCAGGCCGGCACCATCACGCTCGCGCCGACCGACGCCTTCGTCGGTTGGCTGCCGCAGGAGCACGAACGCATCCCCGGCGAGACCGTCGCACAGTACGTCGGACGCCGCACCGGGTGCACGCGGGCGACGGCGGAGATGGATGCTGCGGCCGCCGCGCTCGCCGATCCGTCGCCCGCCGACGGTGCCGACCCGGCCGACGTCTACTCGGCGGCGCTGGAGCGGTGGCTGGCGAGCGGCGCGGCCGACCTGGACGAGCGGATCCCGGCCGTGCTCGCCGACCTCGGCCTCGATCTCGCGAGCGAGACCGAGATGACGTCGCTGTCGGGCGGGCAGGCGGCCCGGGTCGGACTCGCGGCCCTGCTGCTGTCGCGCTTCGACATCGCGCTGCTCGACGAGCCCACGAATGATCTCGACCTCGATGGACTGGAGCGGCTCGAGGCGTTCGTGCGCGGGCTGCGGGGCGGCGTGGCGCTCGTGAGTCACGACCGCGAGTTCCTCGCGCGGTGCGTCACACGGGTGCTCGAACTCGACCTCGCGCAGGGGTCGAACCGCGTGTTCGGAGGCGGCTACGACGCCTACCTCGAGGAGCGCGCGACGGTGCGCCGTCACGCGCGCGAGAAGTACGACGAGTTCGCCGACAAGAAGGCCGACCTGGTCGCTCGCGCGCGCACCCAGCGCGAGTGGTCGAGTCAGGGCGTGCGCAACGCGATGAAGAAGGCGCCCGACAACGACAAGATCCGGCGGAAGGCCGCGACGGAATCCAGCGAGAAGCAGGCGCAGAAGGTGCGCCAGATGGAGAGTCGCATCGCCCGCCTCGATGAGGTCGAGGAGCCGCGGAAGGAATGGCAGCTCGAGTTCACGATCGGTGCGGCGCCGCGTTCGAGCTCGGTGGTGTCGACGCTGGGTTCCGCCGTGTTCACACAGGGCTCGTTCACGCTCGGTCCGGTGTCGCTGCAGGTCAACGCGGGGGAGCGGATCGGCATCACGGGGCCCAACGGCGCCGGTAAGTCGACGCTGCTCAGGGCGCTGCTCGGACGTCAGGAGCCCACCGACGGAACGGCGAGCCTCGGCGCGAACGTGCGCATCGGGGAGATCGACCAGGCACGGTCGCTCCTCGCCGGGGCCGAGCCTCTCGCCACGGCGTTCGAGGCGTTCGTGCCCGACATGGGCTCGGCCGACGTCCGCACGCTTCTGGCGAAGTTCGGGCTGAAGGCCGACCATGTGAACCGCCCGGTCGACGAGCTGTCGCCGGGCGAGCGCACGCGAGCGGGGCTGGCGCTGCTGCAGGCTCGCGGTGTGAACGTGCTGGTGCTCGACGAGCCGACGAACCATCTCGACCTGCCGGCGATCGAGCAGCTCGAGCAGGCACTGGAGTCGTACGAGGGAACCCTGCTGCTGGTCACGCACGACAGGCGCATGCTCGACGCGGTGCAGACGGACCGGCACTGGCGCGTCGACGCCGGTCGGGTCACCGAGGCGTGA
- a CDS encoding alpha/beta fold hydrolase, with the protein MTISAPQTFEPDGRSIPFVDEGEGHLLVLLPGQGLSIASLGTLAHVLEEEGFRILRIGVRAQPADTASVTLHDLGQDVVDVLDHLGIGQAWIGGHGFGSTLARVIARDHADRVEGLVLLGVEGSGPVSAEASAALDSAFAAATANEAGDAIRVLAGDAVDAGFAWNVFSRLRDDDARALQAAARAATPAEEWEPLADRIPVNIIQGTHDRIDLPETAEKLRATAPTRASLASIDGGGYLAVITHPGEIGAEIEDYLGWD; encoded by the coding sequence ATGACGATCAGCGCCCCGCAGACCTTCGAACCCGACGGCCGTTCCATCCCCTTCGTCGACGAGGGCGAAGGGCACCTGCTCGTGCTCCTGCCCGGTCAGGGTCTCAGCATCGCCTCGCTCGGCACGCTCGCTCACGTGCTCGAAGAGGAGGGCTTCCGCATCCTTCGCATCGGGGTTCGTGCGCAGCCGGCCGACACCGCGTCGGTCACTCTCCACGACCTTGGCCAGGACGTCGTCGACGTGCTCGACCACCTGGGCATCGGTCAGGCCTGGATCGGCGGCCACGGCTTCGGCAGCACGCTCGCCCGCGTCATCGCCCGCGACCACGCCGACCGCGTCGAGGGTCTCGTGCTGCTCGGCGTGGAGGGATCCGGGCCCGTCTCGGCCGAAGCATCCGCCGCTCTCGATTCCGCCTTCGCCGCAGCGACGGCAAACGAGGCGGGCGACGCCATTCGCGTTCTCGCGGGCGACGCGGTCGACGCGGGCTTCGCGTGGAACGTCTTCTCGCGCCTGCGCGACGACGATGCGCGCGCACTGCAGGCGGCCGCACGGGCGGCGACCCCCGCCGAGGAGTGGGAGCCGCTCGCCGACCGCATCCCGGTGAACATCATCCAGGGCACGCACGACCGCATCGACCTTCCCGAGACCGCGGAGAAGCTGCGCGCGACGGCCCCGACGCGGGCGAGCCTCGCGAGCATCGATGGCGGCGGCTACCTCGCCGTGATCACGCACCCGGGCGAGATCGGCGCCGAGATCGAGGACTACCTCGGCTGGGATTGA
- a CDS encoding histidine phosphatase family protein, translating to MTNDPLPDRPAPDNPSGKLVLLRHGETEWSKSGKHTGLTDIPLTPRGEDLARGAGRLVSGYDFSLVLTSPLERARRTAELAGLQPEVDPLLVEWDYGGYEGRTTREIREELGYNWSAFTHGVIRGETPGETVEEVAGRASRVLTRVLPAMVEGDVALVAHGHFLRILTAVFLRMAPRFGAQITLDAGSVSVLSFYREQPAIMSWNYGLELPLEPSES from the coding sequence ATCACCAACGACCCGCTGCCCGACAGGCCCGCACCCGACAACCCCTCGGGCAAGCTCGTCCTCCTCCGCCACGGCGAGACCGAGTGGTCCAAGAGCGGCAAGCACACCGGGCTCACCGACATCCCCCTCACCCCTCGCGGTGAGGACCTCGCCCGCGGCGCGGGGAGGCTGGTGTCCGGGTACGACTTCTCGCTCGTCCTCACTTCGCCGCTCGAACGCGCGCGACGCACGGCCGAGCTCGCCGGCCTCCAGCCCGAGGTCGATCCGCTGCTCGTCGAGTGGGACTACGGCGGGTACGAGGGCCGCACGACCCGTGAGATCCGCGAAGAGCTCGGCTACAACTGGAGCGCCTTCACCCACGGCGTGATCCGCGGCGAGACACCGGGCGAGACCGTGGAGGAGGTCGCCGGTCGCGCGTCACGCGTGCTGACGCGGGTGCTGCCGGCGATGGTCGAGGGAGATGTCGCACTCGTCGCGCACGGCCACTTCCTCCGCATCCTGACCGCCGTTTTCCTGCGCATGGCACCGCGTTTCGGAGCGCAGATCACTCTGGATGCCGGGTCGGTGTCGGTTCTGAGCTTCTACCGCGAGCAGCCCGCCATCATGTCGTGGAACTACGGACTCGAACTGCCCCTGGAGCCCTCGGAGTCCTGA
- a CDS encoding DUF2000 domain-containing protein, with protein sequence MTDEPVRFPTRIALILRDDLEPWQSVNVAAFLASGVAADADLLGEPYLDADGTEYLAIFGQPVIVMEGDGDVLQGVRARAVARGLRVSVYDRRMFGTTHDAANREVVAESAGVDLDLVGVAVHGPKNAVDRILKGVPRHR encoded by the coding sequence ATGACCGACGAACCCGTGCGTTTTCCCACCCGCATCGCCCTGATCCTCCGCGACGATCTCGAGCCATGGCAGAGCGTCAACGTGGCCGCGTTCCTCGCGAGCGGCGTGGCCGCTGATGCCGACCTGCTCGGAGAACCGTATCTCGATGCGGATGGCACCGAGTATCTGGCGATCTTCGGGCAGCCCGTGATCGTTATGGAAGGGGACGGGGACGTGTTGCAGGGCGTGAGGGCGAGAGCCGTCGCGCGTGGGCTGCGGGTGTCGGTCTACGACCGGCGGATGTTCGGGACGACCCACGACGCGGCGAACCGTGAGGTCGTCGCGGAATCCGCCGGTGTCGACCTCGACCTCGTGGGTGTGGCCGTCCACGGGCCGAAGAACGCCGTGGATCGCATCCTCAAGGGCGTTCCCCGCCACCGGTGA
- a CDS encoding AraC family transcriptional regulator, with protein MAERTQMHAWRSDVPGVREVLHARMTTHAYPLHAHADWALMLVDEGAVVYTLGGRSHIADNTAATLLPPGVAHDGQAAPGAAGFVKRVAYLDDSWVSRSGIGAIVDRPTRADLLTGTRRAHRALATPGEGLAAEQALIELSDAVASRADDTDRSLRDHRLARSLRDLLESRLPGSVSLAEAGQLLSSHPSHLSRSFAAAFGLPPHRYVTGRRVDLARQLFISGHRPSSAAAEAGFHDQAHLTRHFLKVLGVTPARFRSSLAR; from the coding sequence ATGGCGGAGCGCACACAGATGCACGCGTGGCGATCCGACGTGCCCGGGGTGAGGGAAGTCCTCCACGCCCGCATGACGACCCACGCCTATCCGTTGCACGCCCACGCGGACTGGGCGCTCATGCTGGTCGACGAGGGGGCGGTGGTCTACACCCTGGGCGGCCGATCGCATATCGCCGACAACACCGCGGCGACGCTGCTTCCCCCGGGGGTGGCTCACGACGGACAGGCTGCTCCCGGCGCGGCCGGCTTCGTCAAGCGCGTGGCGTATCTCGATGACTCGTGGGTCTCGCGGTCCGGAATCGGTGCCATCGTCGACCGACCCACTCGGGCCGATCTCCTCACCGGCACACGGCGCGCCCACCGGGCGTTGGCCACCCCGGGCGAAGGGCTCGCCGCGGAGCAGGCCCTGATCGAACTCTCGGATGCTGTGGCCTCACGCGCCGACGACACCGATCGGTCGCTTCGCGACCATCGCCTTGCCCGCAGTCTCCGCGACCTTCTCGAGTCACGACTTCCCGGCTCCGTGTCGCTCGCAGAGGCCGGCCAGCTGCTGAGCAGCCATCCGAGTCACCTCTCGAGGTCGTTCGCGGCGGCCTTCGGCCTGCCGCCCCATCGCTACGTCACCGGAAGACGTGTCGACCTCGCACGCCAACTCTTCATCAGCGGACACCGCCCCTCGAGCGCAGCGGCTGAGGCGGGATTCCACGACCAAGCACACCTCACGAGGCACTTTCTGAAAGTCCTGGGCGTCACTCCTGCCCGGTTCCGTTCGTCCCTCGCGCGCTGA
- the ychF gene encoding redox-regulated ATPase YchF encodes MALTIAIVGLPNVGKSTLFNALTKSTVLAANYPFATIEPNVGVVNLPDPRLDQLAEVFSSERTVPAAVSFVDIAGIVRGASEGEGLGNQFLANIREADAIAQVVRGFADGDVVHVDGAVNPQNDMETINAELQLADLQTLEKAITRYEKEVRGKKLDPVVLESATAARDALQRGEVLSATTIDLAPIRELGLLTAKPFIFVFNVDEAVLTDAARKAELAALVAPAQAVFLDAKIESELIDLDPEDAAELLASTGQDESGLDQLARIGFATLGLQTYLTAGPKEARAWTIPQGSKAPQAAGVIHTDFEKGFIKAEVISFADLLELGSVAEARAKGKARLEGKDYVMQDGDVVEFRFNN; translated from the coding sequence GTGGCTCTTACCATCGCGATCGTCGGACTGCCCAATGTGGGCAAGTCCACCCTGTTCAACGCTCTGACGAAGAGCACGGTTCTCGCGGCGAACTATCCGTTCGCCACGATCGAGCCGAACGTCGGCGTGGTGAACCTCCCCGACCCGCGGCTCGACCAGCTCGCCGAGGTCTTCTCGAGCGAGCGCACCGTGCCCGCCGCCGTGTCGTTCGTCGACATCGCCGGGATCGTGCGCGGTGCGAGCGAGGGGGAGGGGCTGGGCAACCAGTTCCTCGCGAACATCCGTGAGGCCGACGCGATCGCCCAGGTCGTGCGCGGGTTCGCCGACGGCGACGTCGTGCACGTCGACGGAGCGGTCAACCCGCAGAACGACATGGAGACGATCAACGCCGAGCTGCAGCTCGCCGACCTCCAGACGCTCGAGAAGGCCATCACCCGGTACGAGAAGGAGGTTCGCGGCAAGAAGCTCGACCCCGTCGTGCTCGAATCCGCCACGGCCGCGCGCGATGCGCTTCAGCGCGGTGAGGTGCTCTCCGCCACGACGATCGATCTCGCGCCGATCCGCGAACTGGGTCTCTTGACCGCCAAGCCCTTCATCTTCGTCTTCAACGTCGACGAGGCGGTGCTGACGGATGCTGCGCGCAAGGCCGAGCTCGCAGCCCTCGTCGCTCCGGCCCAGGCCGTCTTCCTCGACGCGAAGATCGAGTCGGAACTGATCGACCTCGACCCCGAGGACGCAGCCGAACTGCTCGCCTCGACCGGCCAGGACGAATCGGGCCTCGACCAGCTCGCCCGCATCGGCTTCGCCACCCTCGGACTGCAGACCTACCTGACGGCGGGCCCGAAAGAAGCGCGCGCGTGGACGATCCCGCAGGGCTCGAAGGCCCCGCAGGCGGCCGGTGTCATCCACACCGACTTCGAGAAGGGCTTCATCAAGGCCGAGGTCATCTCGTTCGCCGACCTCCTCGAGCTCGGCTCCGTCGCCGAGGCCCGCGCGAAGGGCAAGGCCCGTCTCGAGGGCAAGGACTACGTCATGCAGGACGGCGACGTCGTGGAGTTCCGCTTCAACAACTGA
- a CDS encoding class I SAM-dependent methyltransferase translates to MADRTEMSRSFGAEAAAYEAGRPDYPLEAVEWMLDPVRRPGHTPRVADVGAGTGKLTRVAVEAGAEVVAVDPDARMLDTLRAHVPGVPTHVGTAEELPLPDGSLDAVLVAQAWHWVDPEAASTEVARVLGPGGVLGLVWNLRDENVDWVRRMTEVMTPSNAELMLAQGTPPVGPPFGGYEHRRWTWSRPMTRETLFAMARSRSYSATVDDATRARMTAQLGELFDDIGATDDAVVDLPYTTEAFRFRRP, encoded by the coding sequence ATGGCCGATCGCACGGAGATGTCGAGATCGTTCGGGGCCGAAGCCGCCGCCTACGAGGCCGGTCGCCCCGACTACCCGCTCGAGGCGGTCGAGTGGATGCTGGACCCCGTCCGCCGGCCCGGACACACGCCGCGGGTGGCCGACGTCGGTGCGGGCACGGGCAAGCTCACCCGTGTGGCGGTGGAGGCGGGCGCGGAGGTCGTCGCGGTCGACCCCGACGCCCGGATGCTCGACACGCTGCGCGCCCACGTGCCCGGCGTGCCCACCCACGTCGGCACGGCCGAGGAGCTTCCGCTGCCCGATGGCTCGCTCGACGCCGTCCTCGTCGCGCAGGCGTGGCACTGGGTCGACCCAGAGGCTGCCTCGACCGAGGTCGCACGCGTTCTGGGGCCGGGCGGAGTGCTCGGGCTGGTGTGGAACCTCCGCGACGAGAACGTCGACTGGGTGCGCCGCATGACCGAGGTGATGACGCCGAGCAACGCCGAGCTGATGCTCGCTCAGGGCACGCCGCCCGTCGGCCCGCCCTTCGGCGGGTACGAGCATCGCCGATGGACCTGGAGCCGACCCATGACGCGCGAGACGCTGTTCGCCATGGCGCGTTCGCGCAGCTACTCGGCGACGGTCGACGACGCCACGCGCGCCCGGATGACCGCGCAACTCGGCGAGCTGTTCGATGACATCGGCGCGACGGACGACGCGGTGGTCGACCTTCCGTATACGACGGAGGCGTTCCGCTTCCGGCGGCCCTGA
- a CDS encoding exonuclease domain-containing protein codes for MPLDFTAIDFETANSSSASACSVGLTRVRDGKVVATAGWLIKPPPGHDEFLDFHIGIHGIRPEHCADALGWSDQLTRLAAFAGADVLVAHNAGFDMAVLRRACEATGDECPPYRYLCSLQLARKTYELPSYRLPFVAAEAGFSEFDHHDAVADSLACAHIIIDAARRAGVNDIADLAQSAGVRLGRIAVTEPPVSALAAVA; via the coding sequence GTGCCCCTGGACTTCACCGCGATCGACTTCGAGACGGCGAACTCCAGCAGTGCGTCCGCATGCTCCGTGGGACTCACCCGAGTGCGCGACGGAAAGGTCGTCGCGACCGCAGGGTGGCTGATCAAGCCCCCGCCGGGCCACGACGAGTTCCTCGACTTCCACATCGGCATCCACGGCATCCGTCCGGAGCACTGCGCCGATGCCCTCGGCTGGTCCGACCAGCTCACCCGGCTGGCCGCGTTCGCCGGGGCCGACGTGCTCGTCGCGCACAACGCCGGTTTCGACATGGCCGTCCTGCGCCGGGCGTGCGAGGCGACGGGCGACGAGTGCCCGCCCTACCGCTACCTCTGCAGCCTGCAGCTGGCGCGCAAGACGTACGAGCTCCCGTCGTACCGGCTGCCGTTCGTCGCCGCGGAGGCGGGCTTCAGCGAGTTCGACCATCACGATGCCGTCGCCGACTCGCTCGCCTGCGCGCACATCATCATCGATGCGGCGCGGCGTGCCGGCGTGAACGACATCGCCGATCTCGCGCAGTCCGCGGGCGTGCGCCTGGGCCGGATCGCCGTCACCGAGCCACCCGTTTCGGCGCTCGCCGCCGTGGCGTGA